A DNA window from Ranitomeya imitator isolate aRanImi1 chromosome 2, aRanImi1.pri, whole genome shotgun sequence contains the following coding sequences:
- the LOC138667756 gene encoding beta-microseminoprotein-like, whose amino-acid sequence MKCLVVLLLYAGVFITLSDASCYFALPKAGVEGCVHDGKLYERGANWRDDDCSDCFCSKTGEKSCCKNFHKPTKYDHEKCTLNFNKETCNYEVISKEDPEKQCMAFESVG is encoded by the exons AAGTGTCTTGTGGTTCTACTACTCTATGCTGGAGTCTTCATCACTCTGAGTGATGCAAGCTGCTATTTTGCACTACCTAAAGCGGGTGTTGAAG GTTGTGTTCATGATGGCAAATTATATGAAAGAGGTGCGAACTGGAGGGATGACGATTGTTCAGACTGTTTTTGTAGTAAAACTGGAGAGAAGAGTTGTTGTAAAAA TTTTCACAAGCCCACTAAGTATGACCACGAGAAATGTACTTTAAATTTTAATAAGGAAACCTGTAATTATGAGGTCATTTCTAAAGAAGATCCTGAGAAGCAATGCATGGCTTTTGAATCAGTGGGCTGA